A single region of the Vicia villosa cultivar HV-30 ecotype Madison, WI unplaced genomic scaffold, Vvil1.0 ctg.002549F_1_1, whole genome shotgun sequence genome encodes:
- the LOC131639177 gene encoding glycine-rich cell wall structural protein 2-like — MAARWTCCLLTVLVLMSVIHSESRVARKDLGLNLGGLGVGLGIGVGLGIGGGSGSGAGAGAGSGSGSSSSSSSSSSSSSSSGSGSGAGSEAGSYAGSRAGSGSGRSRGSGGGGGGGGGGGGGGGGGSGQGSGYGHGGGYGEGGGD, encoded by the coding sequence ATGGCTGCACGTTGGACTTGTTGTTTACTTACCGTGCTTGTTTTGATGTCAGTTATTCATTCAGAAAGCAGAGTGGCGAGGAAGGATTTGGGTTTGAACCTTGGTGGCTTGGGAGTTGGACTTGGAATAGGAGTAGGTTTGGGAATTGGAGGTGGCAGTGGCTCTGGAGCAGGAGCTGGAGCCGGCTCAGGTTCTGGTTCTAGTTCTTCCtcaagttcatcttcttcttcatcctctagTTCCGGGTCTGGGTCTGGAGCTGGCTCGGAAGCAGGCTCATATGCAGGCTCTCGAGCAGGATCAGGATCAGGAAGAAGCCGTGGCAGTGGTGGTGGCGGTGGTGGTGgcggtggaggtggtggtggtggtggaggcGGTTCTGGACAAGGATCTGGTTATGGTCATGGAGGAGGTTATGGTGAAGGTGGTGGTGATTAA